The Candidatus Micrarchaeia archaeon nucleotide sequence AATCGCTTCCAGGGCAGGCATCGCGGCCATAAAATTCTCATTCCTGCGCGCGACCCCGGAGAAAAAAATCGTTTTCGACTGGGAGCGCGCGCTTTCGCTCGAAGGGGATTCTGGACCTTACCTGCAGTACGCGTATGTGCGCACGCGCGGAATATTGAACAAATGGGGCGGAAAGGTAATGGATTTGGGAGCTACAACGGCTGGGCCGAATGATGATGAAAAAGCGGTGCTCAGGCAGATTGCGCAGTTCCGGGAAATCGCGGAAAAAGCCGCGGCGGATTTGAGGCCGCACTATATCGCGGAATACGCACTGGAACTTTCCACCCTGTTCAGCAAGTTCTACACGAAGAATCCGGTGCTGAACGCGGAAAGCGAAGAAGCCAGGAACTGGAGGCTCCTGATAGTGGCCGCTACCGCGAACACGCTGAAGAATGCGCTGGAACTGCTTGGAATAGATGCGCTGGAACGGATGTAGCCTAGCTGCATTCAGCTTTTTATGAATTTGAGCGCTTCCTCAAAATCCATCCCGAAGCCGAATTTCCTGAAATAAGAGAGGACGTTGCGCACGTCGCGCTCCAGGAATTCCAGGGCTTTGGGATGCGCGAGCGGCACTCCCTGGCCCCAGTCAATCAGCCAGGTGGTTCCGTCATTTGCGACGAGTATGTTGTATTCGCTCAAATCCGCGTGCACCAGCCCGGCACGGTAAAGTTTGCGCATGTCCTCGAGCACCATGCGCATCTGCCTTTCCTCGCAAATCGTCTGGATTAGTCGAGGGTAAGGGAGCTTTTCATCCCCCAGGAAATCCATCACTACCGCGTTTCCCTCCAGGATTACCGGCTTGGGCGCATGGACCCCCGCCTTTTCGCATATCTCCAGGTTCTTGAACTCCTTTTTCGCGAATGCGTAAACAACGTCCTTCTCGCTCCATTTTATTTTCTCGAAGCGCGGGTCGCCCTTTATGTAATCCCCCTTGCGCGAAAAGATGGAGGTGCTGATTTTGTAT carries:
- a CDS encoding serine protein kinase RIO; translation: MGTPGTSGKRPDKYVHQLKERQKVESDVFDRRTLLHVSKLIKKGVLSNLDYPVSTGKESIVFKATAPSGAPLAVKIYKISTSIFSRKGDYIKGDPRFEKIKWSEKDVVYAFAKKEFKNLEICEKAGVHAPKPVILEGNAVVMDFLGDEKLPYPRLIQTICEERQMRMVLEDMRKLYRAGLVHADLSEYNILVANDGTTWLIDWGQGVPLAHPKALEFLERDVRNVLSYFRKFGFGMDFEEALKFIKS